Part of the Methylomonas sp. AM2-LC genome, GATTTTTGGGGTGGGCTTTCCAATTACTATCATTATAGGCATGTTGTTAATTTGGGTAGGTGTGCCCAGTATTATTGATGGTTTTACTGACATGTTGCAAGATAGCTATACATTTATCAGTCAGTTATTGAGATTGAACTAAATGGCAGACGATTCAGGTCAGGACAAAACCGAAACTGCGACTGGTAAGCGCGTTACTGACTCACGCAAGAAAGGCCAGATAGCACGATCCAAAGAGCTTAATGTATTTGTAACTTTAATAGTCAGTTCGGCGTTGTTTGTTTTTATGGGGCAGCACATGACAAACGACTTACGTGACATGATGATGCATCAATTTATACTGCCAAGAGAAGTCATTTTCGATCCATTAACCCCGCTTAACTATTTGAAACGAGCGTTTACCGAAGGTTTTTTAGTTATTGTGCCTTTTATATTGGTGTTGTTGATAGTTGATTTATTGACACCATTACTGATGGGTGGGTGGAATTTTAGCAGTGAAGGCTTTGAGCCTAAATTCGAAAAACTTAATCCACTTACGGGCATTAAAAGAATACTTGGCATTCAAGGTTTTATTGAGCTAATTAAAGCTATCATCAAAACATTGTTAGTTGGTTTTATGACCTGGAGTTTGTTCAACGTGTATTTTGATGATTTTATGGGCTTAAGTCATATGCCTATTGATCAGGGAATTTATCGGGCTGCTCAAATACTGGTAGATTGTTTACTAATTTTAAGTTCAACATTTTTGTTGCTAGTGATGATAGATGTGCCTTATCAGCTTTGGCATCTGCAAGATCAATTGAAAATGACTAAACAGGAAGTGCGGGATGAAAATAAGGAGATGGAAGGAAACCCAGAGGTTAAAGGCAAAATTCGGCGTATGCAAATGGAGGCTTCTCGTCGACGTATGATGGAAGCAGTCCCCAATGCTGATGTGATCGTCACCAATCCTACGCATTTTGCTGTTGCCTTAAAATATGATTTAACCAGTACTGGTGCACCGCTAGTGGTAGCCAAAGGTACTGATTTGATTGCTGCACAAATCCGAAATGTGGGTATGGCTGCCAATGTGACGCTCGTAGCGGTTCCGGCTTTAAGCAGAGCTTTAT contains:
- the flhB gene encoding flagellar biosynthesis protein FlhB, producing MADDSGQDKTETATGKRVTDSRKKGQIARSKELNVFVTLIVSSALFVFMGQHMTNDLRDMMMHQFILPREVIFDPLTPLNYLKRAFTEGFLVIVPFILVLLIVDLLTPLLMGGWNFSSEGFEPKFEKLNPLTGIKRILGIQGFIELIKAIIKTLLVGFMTWSLFNVYFDDFMGLSHMPIDQGIYRAAQILVDCLLILSSTFLLLVMIDVPYQLWHLQDQLKMTKQEVRDENKEMEGNPEVKGKIRRMQMEASRRRMMEAVPNADVIVTNPTHFAVALKYDLTSTGAPLVVAKGTDLIAAQIRNVGMAANVTLVAVPALSRALYYSTDLNEEIPRGLFLAVAQVLAYVFQLRAANQNGWSKPVPPSDVPVPDEFRQ